From Coturnix japonica isolate 7356 chromosome 3, Coturnix japonica 2.1, whole genome shotgun sequence, the proteins below share one genomic window:
- the ZC3H12D gene encoding probable ribonuclease ZC3H12D has product MPARMALTSSFSSKLVQPGSGGVSTAGREVHQSKLDFFCKLGYGKQDICKVLESLGQEALEDDVLKELIRMGRKPQALENQAQPPPLKLVARGTCSTSPVPKWLAEEEGDSSSHLRAIVIDGSNVAMSHGNKEVFSCWGIRLAVDWFRERGHTYIKVFVPLWRKEPPRQDSPIADQHILEELEKQSILVYTPSRKVKGKRVVCYDDRYIVKVAYEKDGVIVSNDHYRDLQNENPEWKWFIEQRLLMYSFVSNRFMPPDDPLGRHGPTLYNFLSKKPALPESTWQPCPYGKKCTYGNKCKFYHPERLHQAQLSVADELRARTKVPMSLGREEETCNCSPYWTGRESIPHDTVTEMPQGASRGMRDPCCAAWSSGSFHPQPADAWAISTNSGLELDRKPPEALRDQPLVGDMAALSISDKVYSGTRLTCTSQDREQSDSPHCCCSLRHNPFLLHHHHCLDCTCLSGSPFQHSVLPPAPGRHLEHHWPQKCWSDRVQPSPALEAQQQQHLPPSSVMPLAEPLQVYRERPQCCFSSQPFLLDASSRPDFFQKATVQPSAAYCDYWPPHAARPPSVQQASVHRELCTIFPCAEVNRVMALYPEIKDIASLTLLIQRHRNL; this is encoded by the exons ATGCCCGCTAGGATGGCCCTGACCAGTTCATTTTCCAGCAAGCTGGTACAACCAGGCTCTGGAGGAGTTTCTACAGCAGGGAGAGAAGTGCACCAGAGCAAGCTGGATTTTTTCTGCAAGCTAGGCTATGGGAAGCAGGACATCTGCAAAGTGCTGGAGAGCCTGGGCCAGGAGGCCCTGGAGGACGATGTGCTCAAAGAGCTGATTCGGATGGGGAGAAAACCTCAAGCTCTGGAGAATCAGGCTCAGCCTCCCCCACTAAAACTTGTTGCCCGTGGGACGTGCAGCACTTCACCAGTGCCAAAATGGCTTGCAGAAGAGGAAGGTGATTCCTCCAGTCACTTGAGAGCCATTGTGATTGATGGCAGCAACGTAGCAATGAG CCATGGAAACAAAGAAGTCTTCTCCTGCTGGGGGATCCGCCTGGCAGTGGACTGGTTCCGAGAAAGGGGGCACACCTACATCAAGGTTTTTGTCCCCCTCTGGAGGAAGGAGCCCCCCCGACAAGACAGTCCCATTGCGG ATCAGCACATTCTTGAAGAGCTTGAAAAGCAATCAATTCTTGTGTACACCCCATCTCGCAAGGTGAAAGGCAAGAGAGTAGTTTGCTACGACGATCGCTATATTGTGAAGGTCGCTTATGAAAAAGATGGGGTCATTGTTTCCAATGACCATTACCGAGATCTCCAGAATGAAAATCCTGAGTGGAAATGGTTTATAGAGCAGCGACTACTCATGTACTCTTTTGTCAGTAATAG GTTTATGCCTCCTGATGATCCACTAGGCCGGCATGGACCCACTCTTTATAATTTCCTCAGCAAAAAGCCAGCGCTTCCCGAATCAACATGGCAGCCTTGCCCCTACG gtAAAAAATGCACTTACGGTAACAAATGCAAGTTTTACCACCCAGAGAGGCTGCATCAAGCTCAGCTGTCAGTTGCTGATGAGCTCAGAGCCAGAACAAAAGTACCCATGAgcctggggagggaggaagagacGTGCAACTGCTCTCCATATTGGACTGGCAGAGAGTCCATCCCTCATGACACTGTCACAGAAATGCCACAGGGAGCCAGCAGGGGCATGAGGGACCCCTGCTGCGCAGCATGGTCCTCAGGCAGCTTCCATCCACAGCCAGCTGATGCCTGGGCCATCAGCACCAACTCTGGCCTGGAGCTGGACCGAAAACCACCAGAAGCCCTCAGAGATCAACCCCTTGTGGGAGACATGGCAGCACTCTCCATAAGTGACAAGGTGTACTCTGGAACCAGACTGACCTGCACCTCACAGGACAGAGAGCAGTCTGACAGCCCTCATTGCTGTTGTAGCCTGAGGCACAACCCCTTTCTGCTGCACCATCACCACTGCTTGGACTGCACCTGCTTATCAGGGAGTCCCTTCCAGCACTCAGTGCTCCCACCTGCTCCAGGCAGGCACCTGGAACACCACTGGCCCCAGAAGTGCTGGTCTGACAGGgtccagcccagcccagccctggaagcacagcagcagcagcacctccctCCATCCTCTGTGATGCCTCTGGCTGAGCCACTGCAAGTGTACAGAGAGCGGCCCCAGTGCTGTTTCTCCAGCCAGCCCTTTCTGCTGGATGCCAGCAGCAGGCCTGATTTCTTCCAGAAAGCCACTGTTCAGCCCAGTGCTGCTTACTGTGATTACTGGCCACCCCATGCTGCAAGACCTCCTTCTGTCCAGCAAGCAAGCGTCCACAGGGAGCTGTGCACTATTTTCCCCTGTGCCGAAGTGAATCGAGTCATGGCGCTGTACCCAGAGATCAAGGATATCGCTAGCTTGACCTTACTGATTCAAAGACATAGAAACTTGTGA